The following proteins are co-located in the Tiliqua scincoides isolate rTilSci1 chromosome 8, rTilSci1.hap2, whole genome shotgun sequence genome:
- the TSPAN3 gene encoding tetraspanin-3, giving the protein MGQCGVTSSKTVLVFLNLIFWAAAGILCYVGAYVFITYDDYDHFFEDIYTLIPAVVIIAVGTLLFIIGLIGCCATIRESRCGLTTFVIILLLVFITEVVVVVLGYIYRAKVEAEVNHSIKKVYDAYNGTNPDAASRAIDYVQRQLHCCGIHNYSDWETTNWFKETKNNSVPLSCCKATLSNCTGSLTHPMDLYAEGCEALVVKKLQEIMMYVIWAALAFAAIQLLGMLCACIVLCRRSRDPAYELLITGGTYA; this is encoded by the exons GCAGCAGCTGGCATCTTGTGCTATGTGGGAGCCTACGTCTTCATCACATACGATGACTATGATCACTTCTTTGAAGATATCTATACACTCATCCCTGCAGTGGTTATTATAGCAGTGGGAACTCTCCTTTTTATTATTGGCCTGATTGGTTGCTGTGCCACAATCCGGGAAAGTCGTTGTGGACTTACCACG TTTGTGATCATCCTCCTGTTGGTTTTTATCACTGAagttgtggtggtggttttgGGTTATATCTACAGAGCAAAG GTGGAAGCAGAAGTCAATCACAGTATTAAGAAAGTATATGATGCATACAATGGAACAAACCCTGATGCTGCCAGCCGTGCTATTGATTATGTTCAGAGGCAG CTGCACTGTTGTGGGATTCACAACTACAGTGACTGGGAGACGACAAACTGgttcaaagaaacaaaaaacaacagtGTACCCCTCAGCTGCTGTAAAGCGACCCTCAGCAATTGCACAGGAAGCTTGACTCATCCCATGGACCTTTATGCCGAG GGATGTGAGGCCTTGGTTGTCAAGAAACTGCAAGAGATCATGATGTACGTAATCTGGGCAGCGCTGGCTTTTGCTGCCATTCAG CTGCTGGGCATGTTGTGTGCCTGCATCGTGCTGTGCAGGAGAAGTCGGGATCCAGCATATGAGCTGCTCATCACCGGAGGAACCTACGCATAG